The sequence ACAGTTTTGATTCATCAGTGGTTCATCCTTCCTTAAAAACATTACCAACCTGGACATCATTTGTGAGACGGGTAAATTGACCACATTGGTTTCTCATTGGCACTAGCAGGGTGACCGGGCAGCAGCAAATTCTGTCACGaagcaggaacacaccctgcaCAGGGCACCAGTCAATCGACATATATCGTTTACATTTCCCCTACACTACCATTTATAaatgtgggcagttgtagcctagtggttaggaaACTGAACTAGTAATTGGAAAGTCACCGGTTCAAGTTCCATCACTgcgaggttgccactgttgggaccttaagcaaggcccttaaccctcaattgcttagacagtataccgtcacactactgtaagttgctttggatacaatggtctgctaaatactgttaatgtaatgtaaaaaattgAGCAGCATTTACACACCTGAATGGAATATAATGCCCttatatgtcatatatacagtgtatcacaaaagtgagtacacccctcacatttctgcagatatttaagtatatcttttcatgggacaacactgacaaaatgacactttgacacaatgaaaagtagtctgtgtgcagcttatataacagtgtaaatttattcttccctcaaaataactcaatatacagccattaatgtctaaaccaccggcaacaaaagtgagtacacccctaagagactacacccctaaatgtccaaattgagcactgctggtCATttcccctccaaaatgtcatgtgatttgttagtgttactaggtctcaggtgtgcatagggagcaggtgtgttcaatttagtagtacagctctcacactctctcatactggtcactgaaagttccaacatggcacctcatggcaaagaactctctgaggatcttaaaagacgaattgttgcgctacatgaagatggccaaggctacaagatgattgccaacaccctgaaactgagctgcagcagtggccaagatcatccagcgttttaaaagagcagggtccactcagaaaagacctcgcgttggtcgtccaaagaagctgagtgcacgtgctcagcgtcacatccaactgctgtctttgaaagataggcgcaggagtgctgtcagcattgctgcagagattgaaaaggtggggggtcagcctgtcagtgctcagaccatacgccgcacactacatcaaattggtctgcatggctgtcaccccagaaggaagcctcttctgaagtctacacaagaaagcccgcaaacagtttgctgaagacatgtcaacaaaggacatggattactggaaccatgtcctatggtctgatgagaccaagattaatttgtttggttcagatggtctcaagcatgtgtggcggcaatcaggtgaggagtacaaagataagtgtgtcatgcctacagtcaagcatggtggtgggaatgccatggtctggggctgcatgagtgcagcaggtgttggggagttacatttcattgagggacacatgaactccaatatgtactgtgaaatactgaagcagagcatgatcccctccctccggaaactgggtcgcagggcagtgttccagcatgataatgaccccaaacacacctctaagacgaccactgctttattgaagaggctgagggtaaaggtgatggactggccaagcatgtctccagacctaaacccaatagaacatctttggggcatcctcaagcggaaggtggaggagcgcaaagtctcgaatatccgccagctccgtgatgtcgtcatggaggagtggaaaagcattccagtggcaacctgtgaagctctggtaaactccatgcccaggagagttaaggcagttctgggaaataatggtggccacacaaaatattgacacttcaggaactttcactaaggggtgtactcacttttgttgccggtggtttagacattaatggctgtatattgagttattttgagggaagaataaatttacactgttatataagctgcacacagactacttttcattgtgtcaaagtgtcattttgtcagtgttgtcccatgaaaagatatacttaaatatctgcagaaatgtgaggggtgtactcacttttgtgatacactgtacgtatacagtacaataaaatatggTACTTTTTTCGGATATCCCAGCTCATtgggaagctggggtcagagccctGGGTCTGCCATTGTACGGTTccccttgctcaatggcccaacagtggtatttcaattgatagcccaaagctctacccacttggctcccactgtccctgtaacttACACTGTACCACTGTAAATGAAACCTACAGAAAGGTCCTGTTCAATTTTAACTTAATTATTTGACTTAATGATTCAATAATCTTAAGAATGGATATTTTTTAAGAAGATAGAAGTTCAGGAACAAATAATGCATGTTATTATGTCTGGACTTCTGTATGACAAGTGGAAACCTTATTTGGAATTATTTCCCAggcttgattaaaaaaaaaaaacagcatgaacaaGTGAAGTAGACGTGAGATCACAAAGTCATTTTATTGTGGCTCCTTTTATACAAAACAAGAACAATGAACATGACATGTGCAAAATATGGACTGGAACAGATCAATCTGTGACAAATCAATCCATTACAATAGGAAGAGTTTAAATAGACAATaaatacactttaatataacCAACACTGGTTCGGCCTTCTTGCTCTTCTTGGCCAGACCGGATCAGACGTCTAGTTGAAGACGTCTTAGAAGCCTCTCTGCACTGAGCTGACTTcttggaactaaagaaaacagggCAGGTGCTCCAGGACAGTAGAAAGAACATCTTGTCTTATTTGAGGAGTTGCAAGCTGAACCCTGCTTACTTAAAAGCCCTTAGTCACagggtttgcaggtacagcatTCTGACGTTTGCCAAGGTCGTTAGGAACCTGTTTTTGGAATAAGCACTGGGGTTGGTCGATTCAGGGACCTCGTGGTGATACCTTGGCATAAATCGTTCTAATAATTGGTGGTCTTTCTTGGTGGCTTGAAATTAGCAAAGTTATGGAGCATGGCTGGTTGTTGGGAGACTTCAGTCTGCAAGGCGGACATGGAGATCAGATTATGCAGATGTGTTGATTAATCAATTCACCCATGAGCTCTGATGTAGAGTCATTACTGGGTTTAGATTGGTTTGTCTTGAAGATGGTAGATGGGGCACATGCCTCTCTACATGGGTGGGTCCAGGAATCCCAGGACCCATGTTAGAGGAAGGAAAGGAGGGATTATTTCCATCCATCTTAAAGGGTACGTACATTTCAAGCTGATGGTCTGGGCTGAAATATGGTCTTGCATTCTGAGCATTTTGCCACCAGTTAAATAACTGTGGCAAATAGCCACCCCAAACATAAGGGATGAAAGGGCTTCTTTGATCCTGTGGTCTGGTTAAAGGTTCCGAGGGTACTTTAAGCATCTGCTTGGCTTCACCATGCACCGGGACTGCTGTAGGCAGTGGTCCAATCTGATCCCCACTGAGCATAGAAACTAGTTTTGGTGTGGAACCGTCATGCGGAATGGACGAAGAAGTTAAGGTCAAGTTCTTGGTTGGCCAGTATGAATCGGCAGGATTTAGGACAGGTAGATGATGGAACCTACCGGGCACAAAAAGGGGTAAATTGAGTAACATGGTGGAGGAACAGATTGGGGAACTGATCCAGATGGCATTTTATTGGGCGAGTAGCGAGAGACAAAGACTGCACCGTCGATATCCAGAGTTTTTGGAGTGGAGGCCTTTACAGGTGCTTTATCTGTAGGCTTTTGTTGGGGTAAGGGTAAAGCAGGACCTGGACCCTGCAATTGAGATGGaattagcagatgctctttCGGAGGGTAAATAGGGTACCAAGTTTTAGATATTGGTGGCACTTTCTGAGGACTGGGTTTGGAAGGTAAATACGGATGGACAGGCAAAGGAGCCGGCCTAAGAGAAGTGcttttgtttggtgtccttGTTGGCTGGGGATTTACCCAACTGGGTTTGTAAGGTACAAACAGCTGGACAGGCACAGGATCAGGCCTTGGAATGGGGATTTTGTTTGGTGTTCTTGTTGGGGGGTAAATGGGGTACCAAGTCTTAGATACCAACTGGGTTTGTAGGGTACAAATGGATGGACAGGATCAGGTCTACGAGTGGGGcttttgtttggtgtccttGTTGGCTGGGGATATGCCCAACTGGGTTTGTAAGGTACAAATGGCTGGACAGGCATAGGATCAGGCCTTGGAATGAGGATTTTGTTTGGCATCCTCCAAATATAGGCAGTTGCTTTTTCGGGGGGTAAATGGGGTACCAAGTCTTAGATATTGGTGGGAAATGAGGTTTGTGTTCTACTTTCTGAGGACTGGGTTTGGAAGGTAAGTACGGATGGACAGGCAAAGTCTCATGCCTTGGAATGGGGATTTTGTTTGGTGTCCTTGTTGGCTGCAAATGAGATGAAATAGGCAGTTGCTTTTTCGGGGGGTAAATATGGTACAAAGTCTTAGATATTGGTGGAAAGTGAGGTTTGTGATCTACTTTCTGGGGACTAGGTTTGGAAGGTAAATACGGATGGACTGGCAAAGGTTCAGGCCTAAGAGTGGGGCGTATAGTTGGTGTCCTTGTTGGCTGGGGATCCGCCCAACTAGGTTTGTATGGTACAAACAGCTGGACGGGCAAAGGAGCCGGCCTTTGAGCGGAGCTTATGTTTGGTGTCCTTGTTGGCAGGGGATTGGCCCAACTGGGTTTGTAAGGGACAGGCAGAGGAAAATGCCTTAGAGTGGGACGTATGGTTGGTGTCCTTGTTGGCCGGGGATCTGCCCAGCTAGGTCTGTAAGGTAATAATGGATGGACAGGATCAGGTCTACGAGTGGGGcttttgtttggtgtccttGTTGGCCGGGGATCTGCCCAATTGGGTCTGTAAGGTACAAACGACTGGACAGGCACAGGATCAGGCCTAAGAGTGGGGCTTTTAGTTGGTAATCTTGTTGGCTGGAGATCAGCCCCACTGCGATTGTAAGGTTCAGGTACAAAAGCAGGTCCAAGAGTAGGACTTGGGTTAGTTGTTCTTGTCTTGCTCATAGCATCAAATCCAACTCTACCACCCTGATCTGGTGAGAGGTAAACTTTGCACATCAGAAGGACAGACGAGTTGGAACTCTTTTTCGGCAGCAATGTGAAGTGTAAACACTCCATCCTGAGGAGCAAAACAAGAAAAGTCAGCATATAAAATGATATGATCCAATCCAATCAATTTAAAAACCTTAATCAATACCTTTGATTCCATACACGGCTTATATGGGGCAGAGATGACCAATCCCTCTGGAAGGGACACTATGTTGTACTCACATCTAGGAGATGCCAGTAGAAGTGGCTGCCAATTATCGTCAACTAAGAAACACAGATTAGTGTTTAAGTCCACACCACAAAACCAGTAGACCACACATGGCATATCCAAGTTATTACCTTTGACCCACAGATTCTCAACAGAGGTAGTTAGCTGAGTCTTCACAATCATGCCGTTGGGATAACAGGACACAGACGAAGGCCTTGGAGCCAAGCTCGACATGGGACACGAGAGTTCAACAGGCAAACCCCATAGACGCAAAGGGATGGTAAAGGCGTCTCTGTTAAGAAAAGCATTATTACGTGGTGCGAGGACAAAAAGCATCCAAGCGTAAGTTTTTAACTTGCCTCTTGAGCAACATAACAGCCAGCGTGTGGCACAATAAAGGCCAAGCCCCAGAGTTCTTTCTGCACATGAAGGCCACAGCCTGAAGGCACTCGCGATAATAGAACCGGTGGACCAGATTCTGAGGAAGATCTAGCAATTTGTAAACTAGTACTGTAGTGTTAAGTTAGACAGATTAAGCATACCTCTGTCGATAAGCAAACCATCATCACTGGCAGCGGGAACTCCGTGAAGTCTCAGCAGCATAGAATCGTCAACGCACTCCACCTTGGGTCTCGCGCCAAGCAGCCGCCGCACTACTGGGGAACTGGAAACACCAGAGCCATGGACTGGTGAAGATCAAATGGCAAATCTAAGCTAGGGAAAATGTCTAGCATAATCGTTACAAAGGCATCAGTGACGTTTTACAATCAAGCCATTTCAAAAGAGAGCGTTTACGCATACACACTCTAATAAAGAGGTCAGATTTCACCAGGAGCTGAACCACCAGGTTTGCTCGTAATTTGGTGACATAATATTTGCAAAGCACGCGTAGTCAGCATATTAAATACTCTAAACCTTACTCTGTTCCCAGAGGGccacagtacagtggtaccttgtaactcggcATCAGCTTGACgtgttcagctttttatttattcatttaatttcaaattaacaagaacagccgctttgttgagcgctcggcttgagcggtaaacCCTCaccagcgtgtgaatctgagctgaatctgcatcagtgtggaataagcgtcagatccagggttacagctccacgtgtatctgtgtttatctggattttcctccctgtttcacttttaaacttgtgttacagctccagcttctgagaaatgctgagaatcagaatcagcttctcccagagtctaaaacgcttctggttgaaaataaagcttaacgtggtttaatgtagtaaaagaaggagacaggagcactaaacttctcttcattattactgctcataagttcctccactaatcacattcctcactcgctgttttactacaataagtcatgataagttttgtgcaccgtcaAACTTCTCAAGTGAATgccagtgctgaagggaatacgacattccaagatcaagcatctccatcattaagaagcgtcaggaaacaataaagaagtaaaactaaagtgcagcttttattgtatttgtattgatttttaactgtttgtaattgtatttcagtgtgtttatattatatttgtgtcaaaaacaacctcattattttacatgagactaaaatatctgcagctccacgggaccatggacgcattaacaggtttcccaaacatccttatgggaaaaaatacctcccagaaccaattaacgttgagttacaaggtaccgctgtaattctagttttgcattttacattatttaaactaGTTAGAAGGATAGAACCTATCTTTGTAGGGCTGTGGCGACCCACACTTGAGTTGGAGTGGTTTTGCATACATTTATGCAGCACAGAAGACTGGTCGTGGTTGTGGATAAGATTGAGAACCACAGCTTTGAGCTGTCTAGCAAATCTGCATCCTGAAAAAAACtcaactatttatttatattcaaaaGTGTTGGTGTGGATTTGCTTCAACATGTGTCTTCACATTTGACCTGGTGTGCGGTAACAGACGATTAAATTATAGTGCATTTATAATCAGTTGGTTTAAAGCATAGCAGGTCGAAAACTGTTCAAGGTGGCAATTAGGCACATAATGCCGTCCTTTTATAGTCTACAGACTTGATAATCAAGCTTGGCAGTATgtagtttgggacacagcctgtATGCAGCATGTTCATTCATGCACATGAGTAAACATAGAAAAGTGACTTGAAGACTCACCTGCCTGATCAGACTGATAACCAGCTTCATGAAGAGCTCCAGCAGCAGGACCATCCCCATAATCTCCACCATCACCGACAGTCAGATATTCACCACCAACCCTAATGCTGAGTGTTCCAAATTGTACCTTCGATTCTGACATTCCATTTTGACCTCCATTAACAAACAGTCTGGATTCACGTCTCACTTCACTCCTCAGGACCGCACAGTGTTCCAGACTCACCAGAAGAAAgccagtcagagtcagagacaGAAATCTACCGCTCCTGGACATGATCTACGATATCTACAGTCTGCATTCCACCACAGTACGCTGGAACCTGTGATTACTGGGACGACTGGAAAATCACCCACACCTGCTGGTGGGTGTGGCAATTTAACCCCAAACGTAGGCATTATGGGATCAGGAGTTCATTGTTAAAGACATAAATCCAGAATTCCAATCCAAAATTTGGAAATAATTGAAATTTAATTATATAGGTTTTTTGGACAAAAAGGCAGATAATAATTTCATCTGGTCCTTTACCCCTGGTTTTAGGGTTCTAGAGGTTCCAgcaggcaggaatacacccttaCAAGAACCCTTTACACGATCATCAatcatttattcaatcattaCCCAATAAATAGAGGAGCCAGcattttttgggaggtgggaaaAGCACCACGTTGAGACTCCATACAGGCGCTGACCGGAAGCACGGATCGAACCCGGGTCCACTGGCTTCCAAGTGAAGCTGGCGTCCAAtagtgctggaacaggaaagaccCTTCCCTACATTTATTTCCAATCAAGAGTCACTGTGGATCTAGAGCCTAATGTGTAAGACAGATCTATCTGGACAGGGCATCTAGAGACGGTTATAAGTAGTCAATCCCCCTACTGGCatgctttttaatatttttataggaattttttaataattatttataggaATTCATCACGTCCGACTGAATGAACTGGTTGTAAGTGAGGAAGTGTCTCATTACACATGGATTTCCGTTGCAGCTTGCCCAGTGACCCATGGGAAGGAACTGGAAGAACACTTGTTTGGCATACTTGTGTCAACACAGGAAGGGTAGGCCAGGTCTAAAACTGGACACTGACCAAATCAGGTGTGTGAGAGCGGAGAACCCAACAACCTTgagcgtgagcttgtcggacat is a genomic window of Trichomycterus rosablanca isolate fTriRos1 chromosome 4, fTriRos1.hap1, whole genome shotgun sequence containing:
- the LOC134311277 gene encoding uncharacterized protein LOC134311277, with product MECLHFTLLPKKSSNSSVLLMCKVYLSPDQGGRVGFDAMSKTRTTNPSPTLGPAFVPEPYNRSGADLQPTRLPTKSPTLRPDPVPVQSFVPYRPNWADPRPTRTPNKSPTRRPDPVHPLLPYRPSWADPRPTRTPTIRPTLRHFPLPVPYKPSWANPLPTRTPNISSAQRPAPLPVQLFVPYKPSWADPQPTRTPTIRPTLRPEPLPVHPYLPSKPSPQKVDHKPHFPPISKTLYHIYPPKKQLPISSHLQPTRTPNKIPIPRHETLPVHPYLPSKPSPQKVEHKPHFPPISKTWYPIYPPKKQLPIFGGCQTKSSFQGLILCLSSHLYLTNPVGHIPSQQGHQTKAPLVDLILSIHLYPTNPVGI